TTAATTATTTTTAGCTGTGCAAATTCACATATTTGAGCTATTTCTGTATTAATAGATATAAATTTTTTATCATATTCACCAGTTAGTAAGAGTATATGAATTTTATTCTCTTGTAGCTTCTCCCACAAAGAAGGTTGGCATCCAGTCCCCATAAAGCGCAATGATTTATCTAATTCCTGCGGGTTGTTCTGCAAGCGATTTTCTATCATGCGATCGTATTGTGGATGATTTTTTATATAACCAAAAATTGGTTGATTGTACCAATTTGACAAAAAAGCAGCAAAATCAATTTGAAGAATACTTCTGCTTAATTTTCTAGCTATTTGAGCATCACGCCTAATTCGTTCTAATCGTTCTACTTCTGTTGCTAAACCTGGACAGGCTGATTCTAATACAACTTTAATAAAACGTTGTGGAAAATGTAAAGTTAAGTATAAAGCTAATCTTCCGCCCATCGAGTAGCCAATTAAGTGGCATTTATCTATTCTTAATTCATCCAATAAATTGATTATTGCTTGAGCAATGGATTCCATTTGGTAGTATTCATCACCTCCTAAAACTTCAGTTTTACCATGTCCTGGTAAGTCCAGAGTGAGATAACAAAAATCTTCAGATAGCAATTTTATGGCTTCATTAAACTCATGAATGTTTCCTATAAAGCCGTGTAAAAAAATAATTAGAGGTTTGTTAGTATTTCCATTTAAAAAATAGTTAAATTTATATTTTTTTAAAATCATTTTTGGAAGATATGTAATGGCAATGTCAAAATATCCCTAGCCTAATATACTTTGAAGGGTATAATTTACCCCCTTGCAACTTCTTTGGAGCTACCTAGACTATCAGCTATGACTGTAAAACACTTATGCTAATTTTGGCGTAAAAAACCCTTTACCTGAGTAAATACAGCAAATATTGCATCTCTACAAAATGTTTTGTCGTGCCAGTGAATTTTTGATTTTTCAAGATTTTTAAGGTAAAAATCGATCTAAAGCAGCTTTTAATTCTTTAATTTCAACGTCAATATTACCCTCGTGTGCAGCTCTAGCAATACATTCAGTTAAATGTTCATCCAAAACAATTCGCGCTACCTTATCCAATGCGCCTCGCACTGCGGCAATTTGCAATAGAACATCAGGACAAGGGCTATTTTGCTGCACCATTGTCTTAATACCACGAACATGTCCTTCTATCCGCGATAATCGATTGGCAATTCGCCGTAAAGACTCTTCGCTATGGACGTGAGGATGAGCAGGCTCTCCAGTCCCATGAGTATGATCTGTATGCTCATGTTCTGTATCATGATGCTGGGAATGTTCTGCTTGTTGGGATATTGGCAAGGATTCCTTACCTAATCGGTTTGATCCATTCATGGGTTATCAAAGGACTTGTAATATTAAGATCCTAGCCTAGAGGGTAATGTTAATCGCTAATGAGTTTACACCTATGGGTGTTGATGGCAAATTCAATTCGTGCATATAGGCACACAAACTTAGGTCAAGCTTTTCCGTAGGGTAGCCTAGCTGTGTGAGCTAAGGGACTTCCAAATACAAAAAGATCCCATTACTTTAGGGGCAGGGGGCAGGAAAGTCGTAGTGAAGCTCAGAAATTGGATAATTGATTTTTTGGAGTTCCTTAATAAAAAACAAGGGGTAAAATCCCCTTATTTTTAACTCGTTTAGGTGGGTAAAGCCTCGTGTACTTGAGGTTTATAACTGTCTATTTAATTATTAACGATTGGCTTTTTCTTGGGGAATAATTTCTGTTACTACCCTACCGCTAGAACTGCCACCTTTGACAACAATATTTTCTGTTTGCAGATTACCAACGGCTGTTTCACCTGTAAAATTTAACGGTGGGTCAACTTGCCGATAAACCACATTTCCCTGAGCTTCAACTAACTTATTGTCTAAATACCAAGTTAATGTACTAGATTGCAAAGACTGGCGACGCTGACCAATGGCGTTGACATTACCTGTTAAATAAACCGTTTTTTGCGGGATTTTCATTTCACCTTGATTTGCAGTCACGGTAAGATTTTCGACACGCTGGAACATTCGCACAGGCGAATTTGTAGTAACAGTTTCTGCATTCATATTCCAGGTCATAGAGTTACTAGCTATTTGCACTGGTGGGTCTAGTAAATCTAATTGAGCATTCTGTTGAATAGTGGCAATTTTTGTTTTTAAGTTGACTTCGGCATAATTTCCCTTACCGCGATCGCTAATCTTATTATCTTTGTAGCGATCAATTTGTATGGGGCGATCGCCAATCAGTTTTTCTTCTTTAATATTCCAGACTAAATGCTCGGTTCTTACTTGTAATTGGGGATCGGCGGAATTTGCTACTACTTTTCCAGAAAATTCCATGCGCTGTTCGCGGGTTTTAACTCGCACTTCTTGCGCTACAGCTTGTAGTTGTTTGTGAGTACCGTTAATTTTGTTGCGGACAATCAACAAATCTTCTTTGGGCCGCCATTCTAATTCATTACCTTGCAATACAATTCCATTACTAGGGTCTGTGGCAAATATCTTACCTTTAAGAAATAACTGCTTCCCATCTTGTTCAATATCTGCGACATCTGCCTTGATTTGGTAAACTATTTTACCATCTTGATATAGTTCACCATAAGGACTTTCAGCTTGACCAATTTGTTTTTCTTTGGTGTATTTTGCTTGTTTAGCCCTGACTTTCCAAATTGGTCTTCCCACTTCATCTGCCTGTTCTAGGGTGACATCAAAGAAGGTTAAATTGCTATCTTGCTTAGATGAAGCCGCAGAATTTTCTTGAGAAGCTGGAGGGGATTTACCCCCACAACTTACTAAACCAAATATCAAGAAAAAAATCAAAGGTAAAAAAAGGAAGGAGGGAGTGGGGGAATAATTTTGAATCTTTCTCTCCCCCTGTCTCCCTCTTTTATGAAATTGATACGCCATTATTCTTGGATTTCTAGGTGTCCATCACTAGTTCTTGGGTCTTCCAAAAAGCCGATACCAGATAACGGTCGGTATGGATAGCTTTGGCGAGGGGTTTTTTGAATGTCTTCTTTGATGGCTTCTAAATCGATGTAGCGATCGCTTACATTAATTAAGCTGTCACTGGTCATCGAACGCAAACTTACTACTTCTACCCGCACGCCGCGATAGCTAACTGAATTGACCGCATAAGCCAAATCCCCATCACCGCTGACTAAAACTGCGGTATCATAAGAATCTACTAGCGCCATCATGTCTACTGCTATTTCTACATCCAGGTTAGCTTTTTTAGAGCCATCTGGTAGCTGGACTAAATCTTTAGCAATGACTCGATAGCCATTGCGACGCATCCACAGCAGGAACCCCTGTTGCTTCTCGTTCGTCCGGTCTACACCAGTGTAGAAAAAAGACCGTAGAAGTCTAGAACCTCCAGTCAATCGACACAATAGCTTCGTGTAATCGATCTCAATCCCTAGTTGCAGTGCAGCGTAAAATAGATTTGAGCCGTCAATAAATATGGCGACCCTACCCCGATTCTCCAAAACTTGTTCTGGCGTAAATATTGAATCGGTTTCAAAATTATTCAACATCATTGTGATACCTCGATTTTTATCCCTGTTATTTTTGATACAAATTACGAACTTTTAGATGCTAGTCACAGCGGCTTATGATAATGTTCCGGGGTTAATATAAATAAATTAAGCCCCGATAAATTTTTTGAGAGAATAAGAAATTGAACAAAATCAGAGTTTGATAAGGACTAATCGTTTTTCGGGGGTTCTATTCGCTTAAAAACTGGTTGGAATGTACCCAACTGTTGTTTACTAGATAGTATCCCCCATGTCGCATGGGTGGCAAAAGGAGCGGTAACTGAACTTTGTATTTGATCGTTAAAGTCTATTCCAAAGCCCAGTTGCTGATAAATATCGCTACTGATGTTTGGAATAATTGGGGAAAGCAGATAAGCTGCCAGTCTAACTGATTCTAGAACTGCGTAGAGAACTTTTTCCACGGACTCTTGCTGTCCCTGTTTATATAATGACCAAGGAGCTTGTTCATCAATAAACTTATTACTGGCTTGTGCCAGTGAAAGGATAGCGCCGCAGGCTTGACTGAAGGCTAGTTCCTTATATGCTTCTTTCACCTGTTCCCCTAGACGTAAACCTATTGTTTTCAAAGGATTTTCGTCAGAAATTCCTTCATTGCCGATTGATGGAACATTATTGTCAACGCAGTATTTCTTCACCATGCTCAAGGTGCGATTGAGCAAATTACCTAAATCATTTGCCAAATCTGCATTCAGAACATTAATGAACCTTACTTCATTAAAATCTCCATCTTTGCCAAATTCGATTTCCTTAAGGAAGTAATAACGAACGGCATCACTACCATAGCGTTGAACTAACGAAACAGGATCAAGGGTATTACCCAGACTTTTACCCATCTTTTGACCATCTTTAGTCAAAAAGCCATGCCCAAATACTCTTTCTGGCAAGGGTAAGCCAGCTGACAACAACATTGCCGGCCAATAAACTGCATGGAAGCGCAAAATATCTTTACCTATTAAGTGCAGGTTGATTGGCCACCATGTTTCTAAAGCATTTGCTAAAGTTGGTTCTGCATCTGGTTCGAGTAATGCCGTGACATAACCTAGCAGCGCGTCAAACCAAACATAAAGGGTATGTTTGGGATCAACTGGTACGGGAAAACCCCAATCTAGATTTACCCGTGAAATAGAAAAGTCTTGCAGTCCTTGATTGACAAAGCTGAGGACTTCATTACGCCGACTTTCTGGTTGAATAAAATTGGGTTTAGATTGATAAAACTCTGTCAGCTTATTTTGATATTTAGATAAGCGGAAAAAATAGTTTTGCTCGTCTCGCCATTCAACTTCTTTGTTAGTATGAATCGGACAACGATGTCCTTCTAGCAGATCCCGTTCTTCTTTGAATTCTTCACAAGATACGCAATACCACCCTTGTTGTTGTCCTTGGTAGATATCACCAGATTCCCAGACTCGCTCAAAGAATTCTTTGACGATCGCTTCATGACGAGGTGCAGTTGTCCGACTAAAGCGATCGTATTTAATGTCTAGTAACTGCCACAAACTAATAAAACTGGGGACAACTTCATCGCAAAACTCTTGTGGCGCTTTGCCTAAACTTTCTGCCGATCGCTGAATTTTTTGTCCGTGTTCATCTGTACCTGTAATTAGTAATACCTGATGCCCTAGCAGCCTGTGAAATCGCGCTACTACATCTGCTGCGATCGTCGTATAAGCACTGCCTATATGGGGGACATCGTTTACATAATATAGTGGTGTTGTCAGTGCAAATGTTTTTTCTGTTTTATTCACTAGATTCATACAAAATAAAAATTAACTTATTAAAACCTTTTACTTCTTACTTTTGTGGGCAAAACCACGCAATTATACAATAATATTTCCATTTTTTCCAATAACACCTTAATAGTAGCAAATTTATCAGGTCAAAAATTGTTTTGTAATATGTATCTATTCAAATCATTATTGCCTATATGAGAAAAAGTAACTAATCATAATTTTTTTGAATACTTTCTATTAGAAATTATTGTGATCGAGAATACATAATGCAGAATGCAGAAAACTTAGCTGGTTTTATAGATCAGATATTTCTATCTTAAGACGGTCATGGCAGTAGTAAAGAAATGTAAAAATTAAGTTAAGATAAACCGCCATATTTACCGGAATATATTGATGATTAGGTATGAGTCGAAATAGCCCCCTAGAGATTTCTCGCACTTTGGTGGCGGCACTCTCAACACAAATGTTTCGCTATTATGAGGATCGCATTCCCCAGGATGCTAGCGTTTTGGTAGTCAGCAATCACCGCAGCTTCATGGATGCGCTGATATTAATGGCGGCGTTATCAAGTCCGATTCGCTTTGCTTGCCATCACTATATGGGACAAGTGCCAGTAATGCGGGAGATTGTCACCGGTCAATTGGGGTGTTTTCCTTTGGAGGAAACTCAAAACCGCCAACAAAGCTTTTTTTCGCAGTCGCAGTTGCTATTGCAGTCTAAGCAGATGGTGGGAGTATTTCCAGAAGGGACTGCACCAATGGTGAAATCTACTCAGCCAAACCAGGTGGGTGAGTTTCAACGAGGATTTGCCCATTTAGCATTGCGAGCTGATGTGCAAGATTTAGCAATTTTGCCGATCGCGATCGCTTCCTTAGAAGAGGTAAACACGAATGGTTTTCCCTTAAGGCTTTTGAGTGTATTTGACCCTTCAGAACCTTTATTTAATCAAGCTGGTTGGCATCCTTTGGTAATTTATCGCCGGGTTGCGGTGTTAATCGGTCGCCCTTATTGGATAACACCCCAACATCAAAAAAAATATCACGGGAAACAAGCCAGAACTGTTGTGGCTGAACTGACAGAACACTGTCATGGTGAAATTAGCCATTTACTTCGTCAAGGTTGCTATTAGAGCTATTCGATTTTGGACTTCAACTTTGCTCAGTCGAACAATTTTGGATTGTCGGAACAATTAACAGTTCAAAAGTTTTATACCATTGACTAATGACCATTGACCAATGACCAATGACTATCTCTGAAGTTGAGTTAAAGCCTTGTTTCCTGACTCCTAAACGAGTACAGCCAGAGTATCCGCTATTGGTATATTTACCGGGAATGGATGGAACAGGTCAATTATTGCGATCGCAGACTGCTGGATTAGAAACTGGCTTTGATGTACGTTCTTTGGCACTCCCCCGGAAAGACCTTAACACTTGGGATGTGCTAACAAAAAGTGTATTGGACTTAATCGACGCTGAATTAGAAAAAAGCTCTCACAGGTCAGTTTACTTGTGTGGTGAGTCCTTTGGTGGTTGCTTGGCAATGAAAGTAGCGATCCAAGCACCCCATTTATTTAAGCGAACTATCTTAATTAACCCAGCTTCGTCCTTTCGTCTTCGCCCTTGGTTGAGTTGGGCATCTCAACTTACTTACCTAGTGCCATCAGAATTGTATGATGTTGGCGCACTGGGATTGTTGCCGTTTTTGGCATCTTTGCCTCGCATTTCTCGGAGTGATCGCCATGAACTGCTGAAAACCATGCGTTCTGTACCAGCAGAAACCGTTCTGTGGCGATTGTCTTTACTGCGAGAGTTTGAAGTTGATGAGGAAAAACTAAGTCGCTTAACTCAACCAGTTTTGTTGATTGCCGGTGGTAGCGATCGCCTTTTGCCTTCTGTAACAGAAGTGAAGCGGATAGGGAATATCTTACCAAATAACAAGATTGTGGTGCTGCCCGAGTGCGGACACGCTTGCTTGCTAGAGCAAGATATTAATCTCTATGAAATTCTTAAAGATAACGACTTTTTAGAAAATAATGCTGATATCAGTACAGGGCTAGAGGTGAGAGGATAGGATGAGCGCCCTGATCTCAAAAAGAAGTTAAAATAAACAAACTGCTTTTCTACGCCGAAATTATTTCTCATCTGGAAACAGACTGGAGACTCAAATGACCCCAGCAGCTCTTGATTCCAGAAGTGTGGTTCTGGGAAGATGGTGTGTTAGAAGTTTATTACCTGCGGAAAGAGGACAAGGCACTTCACTATGAGAGGGTTTCCAGTAGTGAAGAAGTCAAAGGGATCGATCTGGATTTGTTGTTATGTTGCATTCTTATGGTGAATCATGTGGATGCCATCAAGACTTTTCAGCAGGCGCTTTAAAAATAGCTGGCGATCTGCTTTAATTTCTACTTGCGTGATGGCTGGGGCAAGCCAGAAAATAGTTAATCTTAAGCTGATATTTACGTTTATAGAGAGATGTAGAGCCGTTCATAATTCGCTACAACAAGTTTAGAGAGGCTTTACAAGATGGTGTCAAGTAATGGCAGACAAATCCCAACAAGAAATAGTAGTGAATAAATCAGTTAATTCACCTAATGAAACTTCAGAAATAAAAATCCAGGCTCAATCATCAGTAGAAAATGAACCGTCTGAATTAGAGTCTTTTGTTCAAAGTGTTGCTCAGACTGGCAAAGCAGTTTTAGACACAGCATTAGAGGTGGGAGAAGCGACAGCGAAACAAACACACAAGTTAATTGAGCAAACAACTCAAACCAGTGGTCAGGTTGTGAATCGCCTCAGCGAAAATTGGTTGATTAGAAAACTATCTGGAGTATTAAATCTAAATTGGTTAATTGGTACTCCTGATGCTGTTGATTTGGAAAAAGCAGAAGCTGCGGTAAACAAGCTCAAACAAAAGTATCCAAATGAATCACCCAGCCAGATTGCTCACCGAATCATGGTGGAAAAAGCGACTCAAGCAGGCACTGTTGGACTAGCCACTAGTATTTTGCCAGGAATAGCAGTGGCGTTGTTGGCAATTGATTTAACAGCGACAACAAAATTGCAGTCAGAAATGCTTTATCAAATTGCATTTGACTACGGGCTGGATTTAAAAGATCCTGCCCGTAAAGGAGAAGTCCTGGCAATTTTTGGTCTGGCTTTGGGTGGAGGTCGTCTTTTGAAAGCTGCGGGATTAGGCTTACTGCGAAATGTGCCTTTAGCGGGTGCTGCGATCGCAGCTAGTTCAAATGCAACAATGATCTATTCATTGGGTTATGCTGCTTGTCGATTTTATGAAGCCAAGCTAGATGAATCAACTTCTCTGGCATCGCCACAAACTCTGGCAACATTAAAAGCAGAAAGTGAAAAGT
The Nostoc punctiforme PCC 73102 genome window above contains:
- the menH gene encoding 2-succinyl-6-hydroxy-2,4-cyclohexadiene-1-carboxylate synthase, yielding MILKKYKFNYFLNGNTNKPLIIFLHGFIGNIHEFNEAIKLLSEDFCYLTLDLPGHGKTEVLGGDEYYQMESIAQAIINLLDELRIDKCHLIGYSMGGRLALYLTLHFPQRFIKVVLESACPGLATEVERLERIRRDAQIARKLSRSILQIDFAAFLSNWYNQPIFGYIKNHPQYDRMIENRLQNNPQELDKSLRFMGTGCQPSLWEKLQENKIHILLLTGEYDKKFISINTEIAQICEFAQLKIIKNAGHNIHFENTLAFVENIKDFLSTAN
- a CDS encoding metal-sensing transcriptional repressor, with the translated sequence MNGSNRLGKESLPISQQAEHSQHHDTEHEHTDHTHGTGEPAHPHVHSEESLRRIANRLSRIEGHVRGIKTMVQQNSPCPDVLLQIAAVRGALDKVARIVLDEHLTECIARAAHEGNIDVEIKELKAALDRFLP
- the lptC gene encoding LPS export ABC transporter periplasmic protein LptC encodes the protein MAYQFHKRGRQGERKIQNYSPTPSFLFLPLIFFLIFGLVSCGGKSPPASQENSAASSKQDSNLTFFDVTLEQADEVGRPIWKVRAKQAKYTKEKQIGQAESPYGELYQDGKIVYQIKADVADIEQDGKQLFLKGKIFATDPSNGIVLQGNELEWRPKEDLLIVRNKINGTHKQLQAVAQEVRVKTREQRMEFSGKVVANSADPQLQVRTEHLVWNIKEEKLIGDRPIQIDRYKDNKISDRGKGNYAEVNLKTKIATIQQNAQLDLLDPPVQIASNSMTWNMNAETVTTNSPVRMFQRVENLTVTANQGEMKIPQKTVYLTGNVNAIGQRRQSLQSSTLTWYLDNKLVEAQGNVVYRQVDPPLNFTGETAVGNLQTENIVVKGGSSSGRVVTEIIPQEKANR
- a CDS encoding NYN domain-containing protein is translated as MLNNFETDSIFTPEQVLENRGRVAIFIDGSNLFYAALQLGIEIDYTKLLCRLTGGSRLLRSFFYTGVDRTNEKQQGFLLWMRRNGYRVIAKDLVQLPDGSKKANLDVEIAVDMMALVDSYDTAVLVSGDGDLAYAVNSVSYRGVRVEVVSLRSMTSDSLINVSDRYIDLEAIKEDIQKTPRQSYPYRPLSGIGFLEDPRTSDGHLEIQE
- the metG gene encoding methionine--tRNA ligase, whose translation is MNLVNKTEKTFALTTPLYYVNDVPHIGSAYTTIAADVVARFHRLLGHQVLLITGTDEHGQKIQRSAESLGKAPQEFCDEVVPSFISLWQLLDIKYDRFSRTTAPRHEAIVKEFFERVWESGDIYQGQQQGWYCVSCEEFKEERDLLEGHRCPIHTNKEVEWRDEQNYFFRLSKYQNKLTEFYQSKPNFIQPESRRNEVLSFVNQGLQDFSISRVNLDWGFPVPVDPKHTLYVWFDALLGYVTALLEPDAEPTLANALETWWPINLHLIGKDILRFHAVYWPAMLLSAGLPLPERVFGHGFLTKDGQKMGKSLGNTLDPVSLVQRYGSDAVRYYFLKEIEFGKDGDFNEVRFINVLNADLANDLGNLLNRTLSMVKKYCVDNNVPSIGNEGISDENPLKTIGLRLGEQVKEAYKELAFSQACGAILSLAQASNKFIDEQAPWSLYKQGQQESVEKVLYAVLESVRLAAYLLSPIIPNISSDIYQQLGFGIDFNDQIQSSVTAPFATHATWGILSSKQQLGTFQPVFKRIEPPKND
- a CDS encoding lysophospholipid acyltransferase family protein, which codes for MSRNSPLEISRTLVAALSTQMFRYYEDRIPQDASVLVVSNHRSFMDALILMAALSSPIRFACHHYMGQVPVMREIVTGQLGCFPLEETQNRQQSFFSQSQLLLQSKQMVGVFPEGTAPMVKSTQPNQVGEFQRGFAHLALRADVQDLAILPIAIASLEEVNTNGFPLRLLSVFDPSEPLFNQAGWHPLVIYRRVAVLIGRPYWITPQHQKKYHGKQARTVVAELTEHCHGEISHLLRQGCY
- a CDS encoding alpha/beta fold hydrolase; this translates as MTISEVELKPCFLTPKRVQPEYPLLVYLPGMDGTGQLLRSQTAGLETGFDVRSLALPRKDLNTWDVLTKSVLDLIDAELEKSSHRSVYLCGESFGGCLAMKVAIQAPHLFKRTILINPASSFRLRPWLSWASQLTYLVPSELYDVGALGLLPFLASLPRISRSDRHELLKTMRSVPAETVLWRLSLLREFEVDEEKLSRLTQPVLLIAGGSDRLLPSVTEVKRIGNILPNNKIVVLPECGHACLLEQDINLYEILKDNDFLENNADISTGLEVRG
- a CDS encoding EcsC family protein, whose translation is MADKSQQEIVVNKSVNSPNETSEIKIQAQSSVENEPSELESFVQSVAQTGKAVLDTALEVGEATAKQTHKLIEQTTQTSGQVVNRLSENWLIRKLSGVLNLNWLIGTPDAVDLEKAEAAVNKLKQKYPNESPSQIAHRIMVEKATQAGTVGLATSILPGIAVALLAIDLTATTKLQSEMLYQIAFDYGLDLKDPARKGEVLAIFGLALGGGRLLKAAGLGLLRNVPLAGAAIAASSNATMIYSLGYAACRFYEAKLDESTSLASPQTLATLKAESEKYLESAIAQEAVMDQILVHMILASHPDKTLEEILPELQALKLSPTSLDAIAKNIKSPKSLDILLNQLNRDFAIPLLVQCKKVAQLDHKTTPLEQEIIAAIARKFNIDTTIGA